A genome region from Methanobacterium subterraneum includes the following:
- a CDS encoding geranylgeranyl reductase family protein: MKNYDVAVVGAGPVGSTFARIMAEKGFEVAILEKKKEIGVPLQCAGLVGKRIKEVNVLPNEFIINPVHGGFLHSPEDTVLSVSKGKPEAYVLDRVKYDQFLAHLAEDSGAEILLNHGVEKIDSVNGVINLKNKEKTKISAGVVVGADGHSSIVSSTFNPLAESFQAAQYLIDVGEKWFQTNFVHLYVDSRLSPGFLWVIPLSESTARVGLFADANYQQLTIILNELLNKRSELRGATILKKYYGVIPRHDPHKQLVKDRVILLGDAASQVKPTTGGGLIMGFTSAEIASRAVSKALEVDNVEILTDYNKQYQERFKKELKVQLMVHKIFKSLNDDNLEYMFQKLKQEGAEDIISHYGDIDTQSTLVKEMFKRGIIFSILPKMLSWRISSLWK, translated from the coding sequence ATGAAAAACTATGACGTGGCAGTGGTAGGTGCCGGGCCAGTGGGCTCAACATTCGCCAGAATAATGGCTGAAAAAGGCTTTGAAGTAGCCATCCTTGAGAAAAAGAAGGAAATTGGTGTTCCACTTCAGTGCGCAGGCCTGGTGGGTAAAAGAATCAAAGAAGTAAATGTTTTGCCCAATGAATTCATCATTAACCCAGTTCACGGAGGATTTCTCCACTCGCCGGAAGATACGGTACTTTCGGTTAGTAAAGGAAAACCAGAAGCATACGTTCTGGACAGAGTAAAATATGATCAGTTTTTAGCTCATCTTGCAGAAGATTCTGGAGCGGAAATCCTCCTAAATCATGGGGTTGAGAAGATAGATTCAGTTAATGGGGTTATAAATCTTAAAAATAAGGAAAAAACCAAAATATCAGCAGGAGTTGTGGTTGGTGCCGATGGACATTCATCAATTGTTTCAAGTACCTTTAACCCCCTAGCAGAGTCTTTCCAGGCCGCCCAATACCTAATTGATGTGGGTGAAAAATGGTTTCAGACAAATTTTGTCCATCTTTATGTTGATTCTAGATTATCCCCCGGGTTTTTATGGGTTATACCCTTATCTGAAAGCACAGCCAGGGTGGGACTATTTGCTGATGCCAATTATCAGCAATTAACCATAATTCTCAACGAACTATTGAACAAACGCTCTGAACTTAGAGGAGCAACCATTTTAAAGAAGTATTATGGAGTTATACCCCGACATGATCCTCACAAGCAGTTGGTTAAAGATAGGGTTATTCTACTGGGTGATGCGGCATCCCAGGTTAAACCTACCACTGGCGGTGGTCTTATTATGGGATTTACCAGTGCAGAAATAGCATCAAGGGCAGTTTCAAAGGCACTGGAAGTTGATAATGTGGAAATACTTACTGATTATAATAAACAGTACCAGGAACGATTCAAAAAAGAGTTGAAAGTACAGTTAATGGTACACAAGATATTCAAATCCCTCAATGATGATAATTTGGAATATATGTTCCAAAAACTGAAACAGGAAGGTGCAGAAGATATTATCTCCCATTATGGGGATATAGACACCCAATCCACTCTGGTTAAGGAAATGTTCAAGAGGGGTATTATTTTTTCTATTCTGCCTAAAATGCTATCCTGGAGGATATCCAGCCTATGGAAATAG
- a CDS encoding TIGR01177 family methyltransferase, translating into MEIALLLSKEHPTLPLAEVRAVLECEGIKYYIKEKQEGLLILEIPLESPENMSGIIKRLSFTHEVFQILIEVDEEQLLGKTKEYPWDNIVKSDYAVRVKKMDKKSHFNTSKLEWEMGSIIKDNVASEIRVNLENPSTFIRTVLINGKAFVGQRMGQISKKHFFDLKPHKRPFFYPGSMSPKLARGMVNLTRIRMGETLLDPFCGTGGILIEAGIIGARVIGTDIDYKMVKGSIENLQHCGIHDYQVFQEDARKLELPSKVDAIVTDPPYGISASTRGEKSQDLYQQSMQSLQELLKEDGHMCLATPHYLDLDGVLEGTKFKIIEQHHIRMHKSLTRVISVLAKI; encoded by the coding sequence ATGGAAATAGCTCTATTACTATCCAAGGAACACCCCACTCTTCCCCTGGCAGAGGTGAGAGCAGTTTTAGAATGCGAGGGGATAAAATACTACATTAAAGAAAAACAGGAAGGACTTTTAATCCTGGAAATTCCATTAGAATCTCCAGAAAACATGTCAGGGATAATTAAAAGACTCTCTTTTACTCATGAAGTATTTCAAATTCTTATAGAGGTTGATGAAGAGCAGTTATTGGGCAAAACTAAAGAATATCCATGGGATAATATTGTTAAATCGGATTATGCAGTCCGTGTTAAAAAAATGGATAAAAAATCCCACTTCAACACTTCAAAACTAGAATGGGAAATGGGAAGTATTATCAAAGACAATGTGGCCTCAGAAATAAGGGTAAATCTGGAGAATCCTTCCACTTTCATTAGAACTGTTTTAATAAATGGCAAAGCCTTTGTGGGACAACGCATGGGTCAAATATCTAAAAAACACTTCTTTGACCTAAAACCCCATAAAAGACCATTTTTTTATCCGGGATCAATGAGTCCTAAACTGGCCCGGGGCATGGTAAATTTAACCAGAATAAGAATGGGTGAAACATTGCTGGACCCCTTCTGTGGAACGGGTGGAATACTTATTGAAGCAGGAATCATCGGAGCCCGGGTCATAGGGACTGACATAGATTATAAAATGGTAAAAGGAAGTATAGAAAACCTTCAGCACTGTGGAATTCATGATTATCAGGTTTTCCAGGAAGATGCCCGGAAACTGGAACTTCCCAGTAAGGTTGATGCCATAGTAACCGATCCTCCCTATGGTATATCTGCATCAACCCGTGGAGAGAAAAGTCAGGATCTATATCAACAATCAATGCAATCTTTACAGGAATTACTTAAGGAAGATGGCCATATGTGCCTGGCTACCCCTCATTATCTGGATCTGGATGGGGTGCTGGAGGGTACAAAATTTAAAATAATAGAACAGCACCACATAAGAATGCATAAAAGTTTAACCAGAGTCATATCAGTCCTGGCTAAAATTTAA
- a CDS encoding (R)-citramalate synthase, protein MKARIFDTTLRDGEQTPGISLTPDEKRLIARKLDELGVDVIEAGSAITSEGEREGIKKVTSEGLSAEICSFARPVQADIDAALECNVDSIHLVIPTSDLHLEYKLRKSREEVKTMAVESTQYAMDHGLLVELSAEDSTRSDMDYLKEIFNAGIDAGAERICACDTVGMLTPERSYEFYSQLAELKAPLSVHCHNDFGLAVANSLSGLRAGATQAHVTVNGIGERAGNASLEELVVSLYSLYDVKTQVKLQMLYEVSKMVARITGIYLQPNKAIVGENAFAHESGIHADGVMKKAETYEPITPELVGHKRRFVMGKHVGSHIIKERINEMGFRVDQERFSQIFNRIKALGDMGKCVTDVDLQAISEDVMGVMAEKPVELQELTIVSGNKVIPTASVKLKIGDVEKLEAGVGVGPVDAAIVAIKKSIADVANIEFEEYHVDAITGGTDALIDVVVKLKHEGKVVSARSTQPDIINASVEAFLAGINKVLTDKKLKESGKD, encoded by the coding sequence ATGAAAGCCAGAATATTTGATACCACCCTTCGTGATGGTGAACAAACCCCGGGAATATCCTTAACACCGGATGAAAAGCGTTTAATAGCTAGAAAGCTGGATGAATTAGGAGTTGATGTTATTGAGGCTGGTTCGGCTATTACATCTGAAGGGGAGAGGGAAGGTATTAAAAAGGTAACTTCTGAGGGTCTTTCAGCGGAAATATGCAGTTTTGCACGGCCAGTTCAGGCCGATATTGATGCTGCACTGGAATGTAATGTGGATAGCATCCACCTGGTGATTCCCACCTCAGACCTCCACCTGGAATACAAGCTGCGTAAATCAAGGGAGGAAGTGAAGACCATGGCTGTGGAATCAACCCAATACGCCATGGATCATGGTTTATTGGTAGAATTATCAGCAGAAGATTCTACCCGTAGTGATATGGACTATCTCAAAGAAATATTCAATGCAGGCATAGATGCCGGGGCAGAACGTATCTGTGCCTGTGACACGGTGGGAATGCTCACTCCTGAACGTTCCTATGAATTCTACAGCCAACTGGCAGAATTAAAAGCCCCATTAAGCGTACATTGCCACAATGACTTTGGACTGGCTGTTGCAAATTCATTAAGTGGGTTAAGGGCTGGTGCAACCCAGGCCCATGTAACTGTAAATGGAATAGGGGAAAGGGCTGGTAACGCATCCCTTGAAGAACTTGTGGTTTCCCTGTATTCATTGTACGATGTTAAAACCCAAGTGAAACTCCAGATGTTATATGAAGTTTCTAAAATGGTGGCCAGAATAACCGGAATATATTTACAGCCCAATAAGGCCATTGTTGGTGAAAACGCATTTGCACATGAATCAGGAATCCATGCCGATGGTGTGATGAAGAAAGCGGAAACTTATGAACCCATAACGCCCGAACTCGTGGGGCACAAACGTCGTTTCGTTATGGGTAAACATGTGGGCTCCCATATAATAAAAGAACGGATCAATGAGATGGGATTCCGGGTTGACCAGGAAAGATTCTCCCAAATATTCAATCGAATAAAAGCACTGGGAGACATGGGAAAATGCGTCACTGATGTGGATTTACAGGCCATATCTGAGGATGTAATGGGAGTAATGGCAGAAAAACCAGTGGAACTCCAGGAATTAACCATAGTATCTGGAAACAAGGTGATTCCCACGGCATCGGTAAAACTAAAAATCGGGGATGTAGAAAAATTAGAGGCTGGAGTAGGTGTGGGGCCGGTGGATGCTGCCATTGTTGCCATCAAAAAATCCATAGCTGATGTTGCCAATATAGAATTTGAAGAATATCACGTGGATGCCATAACCGGAGGAACTGATGCACTTATTGATGTGGTGGTAAAACTTAAACACGAGGGTAAAGTGGTAAGCGCCAGAAGCACCCAACCCGACATTATAAACGCCAGTGTAGAAGCATTCCTTGCTGGAATAAACAAAGTTTTAACTGATAAAAAGCTTAAAGAGTCTGGGAAGGATTAA
- the cgi121 gene encoding KEOPS complex subunit Cgi121: MDNAINQHNFMNHNIQISGFKGEITDTKEIMDYLMDISVECNSGKCTIQLINARGIAGEKHILQATLQAIKAFERNKNMAKDLGLEICVRASAQRQISRALKILGIGNGKMDICMVAVDCDEQVQKKVGEILGERNHQVLKPDVNSLQELYEISPEEIESAGNIERVMLERTALLNLEI; this comes from the coding sequence ATGGACAATGCAATAAATCAACACAATTTCATGAACCATAATATACAGATATCTGGTTTTAAAGGGGAAATAACCGACACAAAAGAGATAATGGATTATTTAATGGATATTAGTGTAGAATGTAACAGTGGGAAGTGTACCATTCAACTAATAAATGCTCGGGGCATAGCTGGGGAGAAACATATCTTACAGGCAACATTACAGGCAATTAAAGCCTTTGAAAGGAATAAAAACATGGCAAAAGACCTGGGACTTGAGATATGCGTCCGAGCATCTGCTCAGAGGCAGATATCCAGAGCGCTTAAGATTTTAGGTATAGGCAATGGAAAAATGGATATATGTATGGTGGCAGTGGACTGTGATGAACAGGTCCAAAAGAAGGTGGGAGAAATTCTGGGTGAAAGAAACCACCAAGTTCTAAAGCCGGATGTAAATTCACTGCAGGAATTGTATGAGATTTCCCCCGAGGAAATAGAAAGCGCAGGAAATATTGAACGGGTTATGCTGGAAAGAACCGCTCTTTTAAATCTTGAAATATAG
- a CDS encoding DegT/DnrJ/EryC1/StrS family aminotransferase, translating into MELFFKMPSTEARKAMCDASLELGNRVRSNEFKKTAEESIKKITNHEHARVLGSGNAAIMAAMSTMKGSVMIPDQGGWSGFQKIAEFYGLEVVHIPTVMGVIQPETLEEHLKTKSPESLFLTSFAGYMVEQPVKDIYEICEDNGIILVEDASGSVGDPERNLACGDHSHIIVASTGSPKIINLGNGGFISTNNPRIFNDASFILKTLQSSPVTCAGLVEEIKKAPLNLIKTIEACEFLKKKIETVLHPDKRGINIAIPHDDPKKIGQALRSTLKVEGGGMISTCPRYDRMNQPGVCLEIKNLDIQCLKKDNLLEIAGIIANILDNPFNNE; encoded by the coding sequence ATGGAACTCTTCTTTAAAATGCCATCAACAGAAGCCAGGAAGGCCATGTGTGATGCCTCTCTAGAGCTTGGAAACCGGGTCAGGAGTAATGAGTTTAAAAAAACTGCCGAAGAAAGTATAAAAAAGATTACAAACCATGAACACGCCCGGGTACTGGGTAGTGGTAATGCAGCCATTATGGCAGCCATGAGCACTATGAAGGGGTCAGTTATGATTCCAGACCAGGGGGGTTGGAGTGGATTTCAGAAGATAGCAGAATTTTACGGGCTTGAAGTTGTTCATATACCTACAGTGATGGGAGTTATCCAACCAGAAACACTGGAAGAACATTTAAAAACTAAGAGCCCTGAATCTCTTTTCTTAACCAGTTTTGCGGGTTACATGGTTGAACAACCAGTTAAGGATATCTATGAAATCTGTGAAGATAATGGGATAATTCTGGTGGAAGATGCTTCTGGTTCAGTGGGCGATCCTGAAAGGAATCTGGCCTGTGGTGATCATTCCCATATCATTGTGGCATCCACTGGATCCCCAAAGATAATTAACCTGGGTAATGGTGGTTTCATATCCACCAATAATCCCAGAATCTTTAATGATGCTAGTTTCATCCTAAAAACCCTCCAAAGCAGCCCAGTGACCTGTGCTGGCCTGGTAGAAGAGATTAAAAAAGCCCCTCTGAATTTGATTAAAACCATTGAGGCTTGTGAATTTCTGAAAAAGAAAATTGAAACTGTTTTACACCCTGATAAGAGGGGAATTAACATTGCTATTCCCCATGATGACCCTAAAAAAATTGGCCAGGCACTGCGATCAACCCTAAAAGTGGAAGGCGGAGGTATGATCAGCACTTGCCCCCGTTACGATCGGATGAATCAGCCGGGCGTATGTTTAGAAATTAAAAATTTGGATATTCAATGTCTTAAAAAGGATAATCTCTTGGAAATAGCGGGAATCATAGCAAATATCCTTGATAATCCATTCAATAATGAATAA
- a CDS encoding Nre family DNA repair protein, with protein sequence MMGKKSYLKKLTSKFQIPSVEVGKELEGSTPPSVFIGSWNYPKVYAGPMISPVSGDTAIMDTPEAWIPGDKSQKDIISYRMSLVRGKKMIGITDLDNRMVEKLQEISLASGSIDSEAEFWKKPRGVSFSEYQAPHGPSAILEKFEIDNVRWDRELEKVFYDTDLRAREALMDLHRKDVPFSHMQKAFSVGTMGVDKCRRLVPTRWSITACDSTIGNQLLKEVKHYDLVDVHRVYQFQSLQNYYAVLLLPTPWQYEWMEAFLEVLGKEKLIFSDYENYNGKKEYSRVGGCYYTCKMAVLEALAHEKHQAGVIVLREAYSGYVPLGVFNVRENVRNAMAQPYLEFEDMKSALTYIDTRLKLPINSFIKRSDLLQDILRSRQTTLDSYFKS encoded by the coding sequence ATGATGGGTAAGAAAAGTTACCTTAAAAAGCTGACTTCCAAGTTCCAGATACCCTCAGTTGAGGTGGGTAAGGAATTGGAGGGAAGCACACCACCCTCGGTATTTATAGGTAGCTGGAATTATCCTAAAGTATACGCAGGGCCCATGATCTCCCCAGTATCCGGTGACACGGCCATCATGGACACCCCTGAAGCATGGATTCCTGGTGATAAAAGCCAGAAGGATATTATTTCCTACCGTATGAGTCTGGTTCGGGGAAAGAAGATGATTGGAATCACTGATCTGGATAATCGGATGGTGGAAAAGCTTCAGGAAATCTCTTTGGCTTCAGGATCCATTGATAGTGAAGCTGAGTTCTGGAAAAAACCAAGGGGTGTTTCATTTAGCGAATATCAGGCCCCACATGGACCAAGTGCTATTTTAGAGAAGTTTGAGATTGATAACGTCCGCTGGGATCGTGAACTGGAGAAGGTATTTTATGATACTGATCTCCGGGCTCGGGAGGCACTTATGGATTTGCACCGAAAAGATGTGCCTTTTTCCCATATGCAAAAGGCCTTCTCTGTGGGTACTATGGGTGTGGATAAGTGCAGACGCCTGGTTCCCACCAGATGGTCCATCACTGCCTGTGACAGTACCATTGGGAATCAGTTACTTAAGGAAGTGAAACACTACGATTTAGTGGATGTTCATCGGGTTTACCAATTCCAGAGCCTGCAGAATTATTATGCAGTGCTCTTACTCCCCACACCCTGGCAATATGAATGGATGGAAGCATTTCTAGAAGTTTTAGGGAAGGAAAAACTCATATTCTCAGATTATGAAAACTATAATGGTAAAAAAGAGTATTCTAGGGTCGGAGGATGTTATTACACTTGCAAAATGGCAGTTTTAGAGGCGTTAGCCCATGAGAAACACCAGGCAGGAGTGATTGTGCTTAGGGAGGCTTACTCAGGATATGTGCCCCTTGGTGTGTTTAATGTTAGGGAAAATGTTAGAAATGCCATGGCACAACCTTATCTGGAATTTGAGGATATGAAGAGTGCTCTTACCTATATTGACACCCGTTTGAAACTTCCGATTAATAGTTTCATAAAAAGAAGTGATCTATTGCAAGATATTCTCCGGTCCAGACAGACCACCCTGGATTCTTACTTTAAATCATGA
- the msrB gene encoding peptide-methionine (R)-S-oxide reductase MsrB: MKKETHKKDVIPIYFASSKEIKLVERVVKTDEEWEDILTPEQFDVARKNGTELAFAGKYHDCQEDGIYQCVCCGTDLFDSQSKFDSGTGWPSFWTPVAPENIPTKTDRSLFMVRTEVLCARCLAHLGHVFDDGPAPTGLRYCMNSASLNLVRRKVK, encoded by the coding sequence ATGAAAAAAGAAACCCATAAAAAAGATGTTATCCCTATCTATTTTGCAAGTTCCAAGGAGATAAAACTTGTTGAAAGAGTTGTGAAGACTGATGAAGAATGGGAAGATATTTTAACTCCTGAACAGTTTGATGTTGCCAGGAAAAATGGAACTGAACTGGCCTTCGCCGGTAAATACCATGATTGTCAGGAAGATGGGATTTACCAGTGCGTATGTTGTGGCACTGATCTGTTTGATTCCCAGAGCAAATTCGATTCAGGGACTGGTTGGCCTAGTTTCTGGACACCAGTGGCCCCTGAAAACATCCCCACCAAAACCGACCGTAGCCTGTTTATGGTGCGTACTGAGGTTCTTTGTGCCCGTTGCTTAGCTCATCTTGGCCATGTGTTTGATGATGGTCCGGCACCCACTGGTCTGCGTTATTGCATGAATTCTGCTTCACTTAACCTTGTCCGGCGAAAGGTTAAATAA
- a CDS encoding HEAT repeat domain-containing protein: MDANEKRKKDREKRGKISLKDTLPNVDYSTESLIEMLKADNSQERTISAVILRDRMDKTAINPLCIALENEKSLYSRIAISEALSNMGEPAVPSLIKLLGKIGNNQETELPTKYFKKKSFPLVRDMAARTLVNLGKPATPYLITVLDYGNEFKAQQAIDALGGIAAKTDDKRALPVLIKAIDTHHDEKITFWKIVRSLSGFKNDNGVIKPLILVLRGDHDPPIIWEALRSLGQIKITTPEIVSIAESFTHDEHSEINIAAENTLNILKRCE, translated from the coding sequence ATGGATGCTAATGAAAAAAGAAAGAAGGATAGGGAGAAAAGGGGGAAGATATCCCTGAAAGACACCTTACCCAATGTTGATTATTCAACGGAATCTTTAATTGAAATGTTAAAGGCAGATAATTCCCAGGAGAGAACTATTTCTGCAGTTATACTAAGGGATAGAATGGATAAAACCGCAATAAATCCCCTATGCATAGCACTGGAAAATGAAAAATCTCTTTATTCCCGGATTGCAATATCTGAAGCTTTATCTAATATGGGAGAACCCGCTGTGCCTTCCTTGATAAAACTTTTGGGAAAAATTGGTAATAATCAAGAAACAGAGCTCCCCACTAAATATTTTAAAAAAAAGAGCTTTCCACTAGTAAGAGACATGGCAGCCAGGACTCTGGTGAACCTTGGCAAACCGGCAACTCCATATCTAATAACTGTTCTGGACTATGGTAATGAATTCAAAGCTCAACAAGCCATTGATGCTTTAGGGGGAATTGCAGCCAAAACTGATGATAAAAGAGCATTACCCGTCCTGATAAAGGCTATTGATACGCATCATGATGAGAAAATCACATTTTGGAAAATAGTCAGGTCTTTAAGTGGTTTTAAAAATGATAATGGAGTAATAAAACCCCTAATCTTGGTTTTAAGAGGGGATCATGATCCTCCGATTATATGGGAAGCCCTGAGAAGTTTGGGTCAGATTAAAATTACAACCCCTGAGATTGTAAGCATTGCTGAATCATTTACCCATGACGAACACTCTGAAATAAATATAGCTGCTGAAAATACATTAAATATCTTAAAACGTTGCGAATAG
- a CDS encoding class I SAM-dependent methyltransferase, whose protein sequence is MSDKKISHQEKYWDEMAEEKEFPTPFPMEKFKKYAALEMDILDVGCGYGRTLKELHENGFNNLTGVDFSQGMIKRGLKLHPYLNLVKNNGDDLPFPDNTFDAVLLIGVLTSNIQTEHQQELILEISRVLNDHGILYISDFLLNNDERNLNRYQKYEDRYGVYGVFKLPEGVVLRHHTTEHILRLTKDYKKLYFEKTIFNTMNGNRSNGFYYIGQKR, encoded by the coding sequence ATGAGTGATAAGAAAATTTCTCATCAGGAAAAATACTGGGATGAAATGGCAGAGGAAAAAGAGTTCCCCACCCCTTTCCCCATGGAAAAGTTTAAAAAATATGCAGCCCTGGAAATGGATATACTGGATGTGGGTTGCGGTTACGGGAGAACCCTAAAAGAACTTCATGAAAATGGTTTTAATAATTTGACTGGTGTGGATTTCTCCCAGGGCATGATTAAGAGAGGTTTAAAATTGCACCCCTATCTTAACCTGGTCAAGAATAACGGAGATGATCTACCATTCCCAGATAACACATTTGATGCAGTGCTCCTTATTGGAGTTTTAACCAGTAATATCCAAACCGAACATCAGCAAGAATTGATTCTGGAAATTTCAAGGGTTTTAAATGACCATGGGATCTTGTATATTAGTGATTTTCTCCTAAATAATGATGAGAGAAATCTAAATCGTTACCAAAAATATGAAGATAGATATGGAGTTTATGGAGTTTTTAAACTTCCAGAAGGTGTCGTTTTAAGACATCACACCACTGAACATATTTTAAGATTAACCAAAGATTATAAAAAACTTTATTTCGAAAAAACTATTTTTAACACCATGAATGGTAATAGATCCAATGGTTTTTATTACATCGGTCAAAAAAGGTAA
- a CDS encoding sensor histidine kinase, with protein MNDEERSKEQLIDEIKKYRNLYSELEENMADFNLLKPENKPFQDALKFLSPLVMELLSLPTESEIYDYILEKLQEVVKDAYIIISTYDENSDSLKVYKVIGTTNRMVDLAEKLTGVKIKDLHFPRDTLDQEAKNFLSNGKLQKVDDGLYYITAGKLPQKTYNMLEKAFGIDETYVMGFSLKGEMFGSVNIITKKKGNPLNINTVEPILNVASVVLQNKIAEKELKKREKLLSLVTNNMLNVVGQIDSDGTFQYISPSIKTILGYDPSEILGKNVHQFINLTHPDDQIKVSSAFMEATISHLPGEVKHRFRRADGNYIWVESLGNPLFDDENQYNGVVFSMTNIHSLKAAEENLKTSLEEKELLLRELHHRVKNNMQIISSLLSLQSQHIKDKRDMEIFESSQNRVKTMSLIHEELYSSQDFTHINLSEYIRNLTKELLTSHIGDPGRVQLTVNLEDINMELETAIPLGLLINEIVANSVNHAFPHHQEGEIIVDLKRDGDSFILKISDDGIGIPENVDFEKADTLGFQLINNLVNQLDGEIEMHTNNGTRFIVKFKELEYKKRF; from the coding sequence ATGAATGATGAAGAAAGATCTAAAGAACAACTGATTGATGAAATAAAGAAATATAGGAATTTATATTCTGAATTAGAAGAGAATATGGCTGATTTTAATTTGTTGAAACCTGAAAATAAACCTTTTCAGGATGCTTTAAAATTTTTATCACCCCTGGTGATGGAACTATTGAGTCTCCCCACTGAATCAGAAATCTACGATTACATACTGGAAAAACTCCAGGAAGTGGTTAAAGATGCCTATATCATTATTTCTACCTATGATGAAAATTCTGATAGTCTAAAAGTATATAAAGTGATAGGAACCACGAATCGAATGGTTGACCTTGCTGAGAAGTTAACAGGGGTGAAAATTAAAGATCTCCATTTTCCCAGAGACACTTTAGATCAGGAAGCTAAAAATTTCTTATCCAATGGTAAGTTGCAGAAGGTGGATGATGGCTTATATTACATCACCGCAGGTAAATTACCACAGAAAACATATAATATGCTTGAAAAAGCATTTGGTATAGATGAAACCTATGTAATGGGTTTTTCCCTTAAGGGTGAGATGTTCGGTAGTGTTAACATAATAACCAAAAAAAAAGGTAACCCACTGAACATCAACACTGTAGAACCCATCCTCAACGTCGCTTCTGTTGTTTTACAGAATAAAATTGCTGAAAAAGAGCTTAAAAAACGAGAAAAGCTCCTGAGTCTTGTCACCAATAACATGCTGAATGTGGTGGGGCAGATCGATTCAGATGGAACATTTCAGTATATCAGTCCCTCCATTAAAACTATTCTGGGCTACGATCCCAGTGAAATACTGGGTAAAAACGTACACCAATTTATTAATTTAACCCATCCCGATGATCAGATTAAAGTTAGCTCAGCGTTCATGGAGGCTACTATCTCCCATTTACCAGGGGAAGTGAAGCATAGATTCAGAAGGGCTGATGGTAATTACATATGGGTTGAATCGTTGGGAAATCCATTATTCGATGATGAAAATCAGTATAATGGTGTGGTATTTAGTATGACCAATATTCATTCCCTTAAGGCTGCTGAAGAAAATTTAAAAACATCCCTGGAAGAGAAGGAGCTCCTATTACGGGAACTTCACCACAGGGTGAAAAACAACATGCAGATCATTTCCAGCCTCCTGAGCCTGCAAAGTCAACATATTAAGGATAAAAGGGATATGGAGATTTTTGAAAGCAGCCAGAACCGGGTTAAAACCATGTCCCTCATCCATGAAGAACTTTACAGTTCACAGGACTTCACCCACATTAATCTATCAGAATATATCCGGAATCTTACCAAAGAGCTTCTAACCTCCCATATTGGTGATCCTGGACGTGTGCAACTTACAGTTAATTTGGAAGATATTAACATGGAACTGGAAACCGCCATCCCCCTGGGCCTTCTTATTAATGAAATTGTGGCCAATTCAGTTAACCATGCCTTCCCCCATCACCAGGAAGGAGAGATCATTGTGGATCTAAAGAGGGATGGTGATTCATTCATTTTGAAGATAAGTGATGATGGCATTGGAATTCCTGAAAACGTTGATTTTGAAAAAGCAGATACTCTTGGATTTCAGCTGATAAATAATCTGGTTAATCAATTAGATGGTGAAATCGAAATGCACACTAATAATGGGACCCGGTTCATCGTTAAATTCAAAGAGCTGGAATATAAAAAAAGATTTTAA